The window ACTTAAATTTGTGCTAGAAATAGATACATAAATTAAGATAGCTTAGAAGGCGCTCGcacgagtgtgtgtgtgtagaaGGTGAGAAACGAATTGCGCTAATTATCACAGCCGGGTCTAAGACGTTGGTTTCGGTGGGGCTAGGAGGTTGTCATTGGTGCTGGGGGCCACTGGCTGGGGGCTCTGCTAAGAGGCCGAAGCCTGGTACTGGAACTGAAGCCTTCACGTGCAGAATATTTAATTCTGCAGAATTTAAATCGGAATCCTGACGACTAGCTGTTTTCATTAGTTATCAAGATCAAGGCTTCGGAAGATCCGTGTCTGCGAATGGGTCGGATTGCAGGAGGAGCTGCCTAGTGTGCTCCCAACGCCAATTCAGTTGCTTGTGTGTGGGCGGACGTGTTCTTTGTATCTGTGTGCTTGTGAGTGCGGTGAATTgaacaattcaaatttaaatatatttcccTTAGGTAGTCGCAGCCGGCGTCTCAATGCCTGCCGCCGCTCCGTTGCTGGCGGGAGGCGGCTCCCGCTCCACCTTGATGTCCAGTGGCGCCTCATGGCCCAGGTCCAGGGACGCCCCTGAGGCTGGCGAGGATTCGGCCACCGCCACAGCAGCCGCGGCTGCAGCCATATGAAACTGGTTCGGCAGGAAGAGGTAGGGATTGCCTCCCTCCTGACCAGCACTCGCCGCACCCGCCCCTGCTCCGCCCGACCCTCCGCTGGTCATTGTGTGGCTGGGCATCTGCAGGGGCGTAACCGTGGGCGTTGCACCTGCCGGCTTTGAGACGCGCTTTCGCCTTGCCTCGTTCTCGCATGGCGATGGCGCTCCCGGGTGTCGATAGCTGACGTGCTTCCGTAGGGCGTCCTTGCTGCGGGACACGTGGGAGCAGACGTTGCATGCGTACCTGTAGGCGAAAGCAAAAAAGTCCTAAGTTTCCTCATTTATTACACGTTGCACTCGAATTTGTCTTAAATAAACTTACTAttcttttaaaaactattaaaccCCTCgaatttaaatgtaaaatcCTTTAATCTAGATTTTTATATTCAAACACGGATTCCTAGTCAGAATTTCAAATACATTAATATGAAACTAATTACAATTCCTCAAGCTACTACcatcaaaaacataaaatttttaaatttggcAATTCCGATTTTTCAGATATGCTTACATATCTTGGGAACTTAAATTCAACAGAGTTGGATAGATGCTTTTATTGAaacttttaacaaaaaatgcgTGTTAATCATTCAATATAAAACTGTGTCtaatcatatatattttttattaggaTTATAGCTATGTGAGATAGCCCTCAGCTCGTAAAATATTCCAATTTGGGTAGccttgcaaagggtattataattttggtcaaaaccGTGCAACGCTGTGAGTGAGACACCCCGACCAATAAAGTATTCAAATATAGTATCAGGATCACCACCCGAGTCGATATTTTTGTGCTTGAAAGGTTTGGACATTCTATAGAAAGGGGATCAGTAATTCTAATCGGTCCATCATATCCTATATCCAATATACACCTTTTAATAGAAACCGCCAttaaactgcaagggtatattagcTAGGCTCCCATTAAAGTATGCTTTCATTTCTTGTTTATAGGAACTGTCTTGCTCGGCTTCTTGACATTTATGCCTAAAACAGGCTGCTTGCTTTAGGATATTTGGGCTAACTTAGACTATATTGAAAATCCTGCTTAGCCAGTCGCAGTAGATACGCACCGTACATTCTGATGGGTCTCCAGGTGGACGCGAAGGTTGTATTGGTTGCTCAGCTGCTTGTGGCAGATGAAGCACGTGGCATAGAGCTTCGAGTTGGAGGGCGGCTTGATGGCGGCGGGCGGTAGCGGCTTGTCGCGGTCGGCGCTCAGTGAGAGCAGGTTCGGCTCTGACTTGGCGCTGACCAACGCCATTCCGCCAGcggccgccgctgctgccgcgGCAGCCGCCTCCCGCTGGTACTGCTCGATGTGGAGCTGCAGCTTGGCGTGATCCTCCGGCGATATGTAAGGCGTGGGTGGTGCTCCTTGGGGATGGTGCATCTGGGACGCCTGCTGGGCTGGCGTGGGGGTGGCGGCGGCGCTGTAGAGCGGTGGCTTGCTGCTGTACAGGTGGCCGGTGGTCAAGGGGGTGGGGTAGCTGGCGGAGGAGCACTTCACGACCGGTAGCTGAGGCGAGAAGTGTGCCATGGCCGGTGGGGCCAGGGTGACCGGCGAGGTGGCCACTATAGGGTGAGGATTGGCGCAGTCGGATGGCgacttgctgctgctgttggtgccCGCGGTCTTGGGGCCCTTACCGGGGGTCTTGTCCATCCTGCGCAGCTCCTTGGGAGGACTGCTGCCTTTAAGCCGCTTTGCTCCGAAGCCGTCCACGTCGTCATCCTGGATTCCGCTCTGGTAAAGCTGGTACTGCTGCTGGTACTTGGCCAGCAGCTCCGTGGTCTTGTTCAGCGCCGTTTGGGAAAAGTTGAGGGGCTGGGGTAGCAGGCTGGGGTAGAACTGCAGCGACTTAAAGAGGTTCTCTAGGGGAGTGTTGCCCATGCCCGCCGCGCCCACCGATCCCAATTTGTTGGCCAGAAGGGGCGTATTCAGTGCTGGACTCGGCAGATGCGGCAGGGGAAGGCCCATGCTCGGAGTGGGGGTGTGCGAGGGGGTGGGTGTGGGCGTGGGCGCCGGTGAGGGCGTGCTGGGACGCTCGAACTCTGAAGATTTCTCGTTCAAAGATTCCATGTAGGAGGTGGCTCCGGTCCTCGATGTCTTCGGCAGctaatgaaaacaaaattgaaatttgaaggataaatattaaatgaataaGAATATGAAGAAATGGTAATTATTCTATTTTAAGGAACGTAATAAAAACatagttttttcaaaaatgaaaattgtttCAATGGATTATCCGAAAAATACTctagtaaaataaaatatgaaaataaatgaaatattatgaaatttttgaaaaaaaacaaaatttgaaaaatatttttgaaaaattcaaaattttaggtCGATTTGGCAAAGGCTTTTTTAATgagtttaaaataatattgggACTAGCAGGAAAGATAAACCCTTTAAAAgggtttttctcaaaatacctttttttttaactggaAACAAAGAATGTATATTCAATTATATTTAtacagatttaaaaaaaaaataaaaaaaaaattaaataatccTTTCTTGGTTTTTGCTATTTTCTTGGTTTGGATTTCGAAGTTTTTGGACAAATTACTATAAGTTGCATAGATAAACAGCAGAATTTGAACGAAAAccaaaaagttaaaaaaattttggaaaaaaggtCAGTATGAGATCTTAGATCTGAATTTGGGTTTTAATACCTTCGGTACCTTCGGCGAATACTTGAAACTCACATTGTTATTCTGGACATCGGCCAGGCCCTTGATGCCCAAAGTCTCCGCCAGATTGAGCAGCGTGGGAATCTGCTCCTCGTACACGTTCACCTCTCCGGAGTACATGAAAGTGAGCAGGGCGGCAATTGCCCCGAAACTGGCTCCGGGTATGATGATGACTGGGTGATTGCTCGCCTCTAGGGCCCGGAAGATCTCCATGAAGAAGCTGCTGCAGGCGCTCAGGACGACGCGGTGAGCCCGAAGCTGGCGACCCTCCGCAGAAATGGTGACGTCCGTGAGATGGGACTGGTCCAACAACACCGGCAGGGTGCTAAGCAGGCTGGTCTGGAAGGGATCGACGGCGCAGATGGAAGAGAGAAGAGAAGCGCTTTAAGTGGGTCACCCAATCGTAAAAATACACTTGCCCGGGAAGGGAGACGCTCTGTGCTTGGATGCAGCTGCTCGCCAACTTTGGTACTTACTCTCAGTGGAAATTCTTTGGATTTGGCAAATGCATGACTTTTTCAATTATTACCACAGACCCCCGGCTCTGCCGCTGGGAGAACCTAGGTGTCCACCGAAATTTTGCTATTTTGGACAGCCCCTTCCCCAGCCGCCACTGCCCCACCCTTTGGGCAGCCTCCGTAGTAAACATCGAAGCGAAAAGTGTCACTATATGAAAGTGCGGAAAACTATGTGTGAATCTGTTCGTAGAACGTACGCCTGGATGTGTTTGGATAGATGAATCCTATATATAGACGGGCGACATTTCGGTGGCTCGCTCGCTTCAGTGAACGGTGACCAGTCCAGTTCGATGACGAGGCCAAGCCCCTAGCCTCTACCCCTAGCCCCTATCCCCAGTTAGCTCCACAAAAATCGACTCTCTGACAACACCGCCGATCGGGGGCAGATTATCTCTGGGGGTGCTCACCTGATGATTGTGCCACCGGAGGCAGAACTGCTGCTGGCTCTCATTGTGCTGCAGCTGCTCGAACTGACTGAGCTGGTTCAGCTGATTGGTGTGACTTGGCTGCAGGGGCTGGTGCGGCTGTCTGGTATTGGTGCTATTTACATGTTCCATAATTCATCTGGGTTGGATCGCATGGACCAGCTGCAAAAGACGGGAAGTTCAATTAGTGGACCGGCGGCAATGTTTTCATTTGTGTCTTGGGGATGTCAGGGAGGTAAACAGAATCTTTCGCGAGAGCCCACTCAGTTTTGTTTTGGTTGATcataatttgtttgtttgcgcttgggtttgtttatttgttggGTGTTTTGTCACTCGCGAACACGCTTTTCGTCCCGCTTCGCTCCTCAGCTCCTCGATAAACTATAATGGTTGATTTGTGGTTGTGGCCAACGTGGCGTATACGTATTATTGCCAGCCCTCTATGCAgtaattactcatacgccggGGTGGACCGCGGCCGCCCCTTCTCCCAGGGGACAGATGGCCTTCCCCGGTGGGTCCTCAGCTAGGTGCCGGGGAGCATTCCTTGGACAGAGCTGCCTGTCAGCGATTCGTTAGCCAAGTCAACATTCGCCCAGCGGTCGGGCAGCTCGGACATCCCAGACGAATCTAGATTACAGCCAAGACGCACACCACCGAGCGGGTGCAGGCGGCCAGAGCAGGGCGATGTGTGCGCTCTTGctggcaattaaattaaattcatttaaataaaataagttctCCTTGGCTGCTGTGGGTTTCTGGGTGCACTATAAATTTGGCACTTTCCATTGTTCGCATCTTTATAGAGCGCGGCCGGGAGGCGGTGGCCACAATCATCACACTTTTGTCCGAGGGCTATTTTTAAGACGCCAGACCAAGAGTCGCTGCAGAGCTTGCTCAGTCTATGCTGCACTGCCGCCCATTGGAGGCCCCCCAACTACAAGCGAACCCAGCCAAGGCAACCGAATGCAAACCACAAACAGCAATGTGACAagtccgagtccgagtccgTGTCCGTGTCCGCAATTGTGACCGTATTGGTGTCCGTGTCCGTGTCCGTGTCCGTCTCCGTGTTTTTGTCTGATGCCCAAGGCACCTAGCAGCCAGGCTAGCCCAGCGTGTGATTGTTGTTTGTATTGCCTGTGCTGCCGCTggtgctgccgctgccgctaccgctgccactgccactgccgcttgAGACGGACGGAATTTTCTTCATTCCATTATGCATGCGCTGCGGCAGAAATCGCATCTAAGCATTTCTCTATTGAGAGACGatggatgggatgggatggtgGAGGTCGGCTGATGGGGTACAATGGATGCTGGGTATTGGATGGGATGGACACATGGGGATGGAGGACAGAGGGCCGGGGAGGGGGTGGCTGCGGCGGCGGCGCGGCC of the Drosophila ananassae strain 14024-0371.13 chromosome 2R, ASM1763931v2, whole genome shotgun sequence genome contains:
- the LOC6493821 gene encoding protein bric-a-brac 1 codes for the protein MEHVNSTNTRQPHQPLQPSHTNQLNQLSQFEQLQHNESQQQFCLRWHNHQTSLLSTLPVLLDQSHLTDVTISAEGRQLRAHRVVLSACSSFFMEIFRALEASNHPVIIIPGASFGAIAALLTFMYSGEVNVYEEQIPTLLNLAETLGIKGLADVQNNNLPKTSRTGATSYMESLNEKSSEFERPSTPSPAPTPTPTPSHTPTPSMGLPLPHLPSPALNTPLLANKLGSVGAAGMGNTPLENLFKSLQFYPSLLPQPLNFSQTALNKTTELLAKYQQQYQLYQSGIQDDDVDGFGAKRLKGSSPPKELRRMDKTPGKGPKTAGTNSSSKSPSDCANPHPIVATSPVTLAPPAMAHFSPQLPVVKCSSASYPTPLTTGHLYSSKPPLYSAAATPTPAQQASQMHHPQGAPPTPYISPEDHAKLQLHIEQYQREAAAAAAAAAAGGMALVSAKSEPNLLSLSADRDKPLPPAAIKPPSNSKLYATCFICHKQLSNQYNLRVHLETHQNVRYACNVCSHVSRSKDALRKHVSYRHPGAPSPCENEARRKRVSKPAGATPTVTPLQMPSHTMTSGGSGGAGAGAASAGQEGGNPYLFLPNQFHMAAAAAAVAVAESSPASGASLDLGHEAPLDIKVEREPPPASNGAAAGIETPAATT